In a genomic window of Phacochoerus africanus isolate WHEZ1 chromosome 6, ROS_Pafr_v1, whole genome shotgun sequence:
- the NECTIN4 gene encoding nectin-4 isoform X5: MPLSLGAEMWGPEAWLLLLLLASFTGLYSAGELETTDLVTVVLGQDAKLPCFYRGDPGEQVEQVAWARVDMSEGARELALLNSKYGLHVSSAYEGRVEQPPPPRNPLDGAVLLRNAVQADEGEYECRVSTFPAGSFQARLRLRVLVPPLPSLNPGPALEEGQGLTLAASCTAEGSPAPSVTWDTEVKGTTSSRSFTHSRSSAVTSEFHLVPSRSMNGQPLTCVVSHPGLLQDQRITHILQVAFLAEASVRGLEDRKLWQVGREGAMLKCLSEGQPPPSFNWTRLDGPLPSGVRAEGDTLGFPPLTTEHSGTYVCHVSNELSSRDSQVVVDILDPQDTPGKQVDLVSASVVVVGVIAALLFCLLVVVVVLMSRYHRRKAQQMTQKYEEELTLTRENSIRRLHSHHSDPRNQSEEPEGRSYSTLTTVREIETQTELLCPGSGRAEEEEDRDEGIKQAMNHFVQENGTLRAKPTGNGIYINGRGHLV; the protein is encoded by the exons ATGCCTCTGTCCCTGGGAGCCGAGATGTGGGGGCCTGAAGCCTGGCTGCTGCTACTGCTTCTGGCATCATTTACAG GCCTGTACTCGGCAGGGGAGCTGGAAACCACGGACCTGGTGACAGTGGTGCTGGGCCAGGACGCAAAGCTGCCCTGCTTCTACCGAGGGGACCCTGGCGAGCAGGTGGAGCAGGTGGCATGGGCTCGCGTGGACATGAGCGAGGGTGCCCGGGAGCTGGCGCTGCTAAACTCCAAATACGGGCTGCACGTGAGCTCGGCCTATGAGGGCCGCGTGGAACAGCCACCACCCCCACGAAACCCCCTGGACGGCGCCGTGCTCCTGCGCAACGCGGTGCAGGCGGATGAAGGCGAGTACGAGTGTCGCGTCAGCACCTTTCCTGCCGGCAGCTTTCAGGCGCGCCTGCGGCTCCGAGTGCTGG TGCCTCCCCTGCCCTCGCTGAATCCTGGTCCAGCGCTAGAAGAGGGCCAGGGCCTGACACTGGCAGCCTCCTGCACAGCAGAGGGCAGCCCGGCCCCCAGCGTGACCTGGGACACAGAGGTCAAGGGCACGACATCCAGCCGCTCCTTCACGCATTCCCGCTCATCCGCTGTCACTTCAGAGTTCCATCTGGTGCCCAGCCGCAGCATGAATGGGCAGCCACTTACCTGTGTGGTGTCTCACCCTGGCCTGCTCCAGGACCAAAGGATCACCCACATCCTTCAAGTGGCCT TCCTTGCTGAGGCCTCTGTGAGGGGCCTTGAAGACCGAAAGCTGTGGCAAGTTGGCAGAGAAGGAGCTATGCTCAAGTGCCTGAGTGAAGGGCAGCCCCCTCCCTCGTTCAACTGGACACG GCTGGACGGGCCTCTGCCCAGTGGGGTACGAGCAGAAGGAGACACCCTGGGCTTCCCCCCACTGACCACTGAGCACAGTGGCACCTACGTCTGCCACGTCAGCAATGAGCTCTCCTCGAGGGATTCTCAGGTGGTTGTGGATATTCTTG ACCCTCAGGATACCCCAGGGAAGCAGGTGGACCTGGTGTCGGCCtccgtggtggtggtgggtgtgaTCGCCGCGCTACTGTTCTGCcttctggtggtggtggtggtgctcaTGTCCCGATACCATCGGCGCAAGGCCCAGCAGATGACCCAGAAATA TGAGGAGGAGCTGACCCTGACCAGGGAGAACTCCATCCGGAGGCTGCATTCCCATCACTCGGATCCCAGGAACCAG AGTGAAGAGCCAGAGGGCCGCAGTTACTCCACGCTGACCACCGTGCGGGAGATTGAAACACAGACTGAACTGCTGTGTCCAGGTTCTGGGcgggctgaggaggaggaagatcgGGACGAAGGCATCAAACAGGCCATGAACCATTTTGTTCAGGAGAATGGGACCCTGCGGGCCAAGCCCACGGGCAACGGCATCTACATCAATGGGCGGGGGCACCTGGTCTGA
- the NECTIN4 gene encoding nectin-4 isoform X6, which translates to MSEGARELALLNSKYGLHVSSAYEGRVEQPPPPRNPLDGAVLLRNAVQADEGEYECRVSTFPAGSFQARLRLRVLVPPLPSLNPGPALEEGQGLTLAASCTAEGSPAPSVTWDTEVKGTTSSRSFTHSRSSAVTSEFHLVPSRSMNGQPLTCVVSHPGLLQDQRITHILQVAFLAEASVRGLEDRKLWQVGREGAMLKCLSEGQPPPSFNWTRLDGPLPSGVRAEGDTLGFPPLTTEHSGTYVCHVSNELSSRDSQVVVDILADPQDTPGKQVDLVSASVVVVGVIAALLFCLLVVVVVLMSRYHRRKAQQMTQKYEEELTLTRENSIRRLHSHHSDPRNQPEESVGLRAEGHPDSLKDNSSCSVMSEEPEGRSYSTLTTVREIETQTELLCPGSGRAEEEEDRDEGIKQAMNHFVQENGTLRAKPTGNGIYINGRGHLV; encoded by the exons ATGAGCGAGGGTGCCCGGGAGCTGGCGCTGCTAAACTCCAAATACGGGCTGCACGTGAGCTCGGCCTATGAGGGCCGCGTGGAACAGCCACCACCCCCACGAAACCCCCTGGACGGCGCCGTGCTCCTGCGCAACGCGGTGCAGGCGGATGAAGGCGAGTACGAGTGTCGCGTCAGCACCTTTCCTGCCGGCAGCTTTCAGGCGCGCCTGCGGCTCCGAGTGCTGG TGCCTCCCCTGCCCTCGCTGAATCCTGGTCCAGCGCTAGAAGAGGGCCAGGGCCTGACACTGGCAGCCTCCTGCACAGCAGAGGGCAGCCCGGCCCCCAGCGTGACCTGGGACACAGAGGTCAAGGGCACGACATCCAGCCGCTCCTTCACGCATTCCCGCTCATCCGCTGTCACTTCAGAGTTCCATCTGGTGCCCAGCCGCAGCATGAATGGGCAGCCACTTACCTGTGTGGTGTCTCACCCTGGCCTGCTCCAGGACCAAAGGATCACCCACATCCTTCAAGTGGCCT TCCTTGCTGAGGCCTCTGTGAGGGGCCTTGAAGACCGAAAGCTGTGGCAAGTTGGCAGAGAAGGAGCTATGCTCAAGTGCCTGAGTGAAGGGCAGCCCCCTCCCTCGTTCAACTGGACACG GCTGGACGGGCCTCTGCCCAGTGGGGTACGAGCAGAAGGAGACACCCTGGGCTTCCCCCCACTGACCACTGAGCACAGTGGCACCTACGTCTGCCACGTCAGCAATGAGCTCTCCTCGAGGGATTCTCAGGTGGTTGTGGATATTCTTG CAGACCCTCAGGATACCCCAGGGAAGCAGGTGGACCTGGTGTCGGCCtccgtggtggtggtgggtgtgaTCGCCGCGCTACTGTTCTGCcttctggtggtggtggtggtgctcaTGTCCCGATACCATCGGCGCAAGGCCCAGCAGATGACCCAGAAATA TGAGGAGGAGCTGACCCTGACCAGGGAGAACTCCATCCGGAGGCTGCATTCCCATCACTCGGATCCCAGGAACCAG CCGGAGGAGAGTGTAGGGCTGAGAGCCGAGGGCCACCCTGATAGTCTCAAGGACAACAGTAGCTGCTCTGTGATG AGTGAAGAGCCAGAGGGCCGCAGTTACTCCACGCTGACCACCGTGCGGGAGATTGAAACACAGACTGAACTGCTGTGTCCAGGTTCTGGGcgggctgaggaggaggaagatcgGGACGAAGGCATCAAACAGGCCATGAACCATTTTGTTCAGGAGAATGGGACCCTGCGGGCCAAGCCCACGGGCAACGGCATCTACATCAATGGGCGGGGGCACCTGGTCTGA
- the NECTIN4 gene encoding nectin-4 isoform X1, which yields MPLSLGAEMWGPEAWLLLLLLASFTGLYSAGELETTDLVTVVLGQDAKLPCFYRGDPGEQVEQVAWARVDMSEGARELALLNSKYGLHVSSAYEGRVEQPPPPRNPLDGAVLLRNAVQADEGEYECRVSTFPAGSFQARLRLRVLVPPLPSLNPGPALEEGQGLTLAASCTAEGSPAPSVTWDTEVKGTTSSRSFTHSRSSAVTSEFHLVPSRSMNGQPLTCVVSHPGLLQDQRITHILQVAFLAEASVRGLEDRKLWQVGREGAMLKCLSEGQPPPSFNWTRLDGPLPSGVRAEGDTLGFPPLTTEHSGTYVCHVSNELSSRDSQVVVDILADPQDTPGKQVDLVSASVVVVGVIAALLFCLLVVVVVLMSRYHRRKAQQMTQKYEEELTLTRENSIRRLHSHHSDPRNQPEESVGLRAEGHPDSLKDNSSCSVMSEEPEGRSYSTLTTVREIETQTELLCPGSGRAEEEEDRDEGIKQAMNHFVQENGTLRAKPTGNGIYINGRGHLV from the exons ATGCCTCTGTCCCTGGGAGCCGAGATGTGGGGGCCTGAAGCCTGGCTGCTGCTACTGCTTCTGGCATCATTTACAG GCCTGTACTCGGCAGGGGAGCTGGAAACCACGGACCTGGTGACAGTGGTGCTGGGCCAGGACGCAAAGCTGCCCTGCTTCTACCGAGGGGACCCTGGCGAGCAGGTGGAGCAGGTGGCATGGGCTCGCGTGGACATGAGCGAGGGTGCCCGGGAGCTGGCGCTGCTAAACTCCAAATACGGGCTGCACGTGAGCTCGGCCTATGAGGGCCGCGTGGAACAGCCACCACCCCCACGAAACCCCCTGGACGGCGCCGTGCTCCTGCGCAACGCGGTGCAGGCGGATGAAGGCGAGTACGAGTGTCGCGTCAGCACCTTTCCTGCCGGCAGCTTTCAGGCGCGCCTGCGGCTCCGAGTGCTGG TGCCTCCCCTGCCCTCGCTGAATCCTGGTCCAGCGCTAGAAGAGGGCCAGGGCCTGACACTGGCAGCCTCCTGCACAGCAGAGGGCAGCCCGGCCCCCAGCGTGACCTGGGACACAGAGGTCAAGGGCACGACATCCAGCCGCTCCTTCACGCATTCCCGCTCATCCGCTGTCACTTCAGAGTTCCATCTGGTGCCCAGCCGCAGCATGAATGGGCAGCCACTTACCTGTGTGGTGTCTCACCCTGGCCTGCTCCAGGACCAAAGGATCACCCACATCCTTCAAGTGGCCT TCCTTGCTGAGGCCTCTGTGAGGGGCCTTGAAGACCGAAAGCTGTGGCAAGTTGGCAGAGAAGGAGCTATGCTCAAGTGCCTGAGTGAAGGGCAGCCCCCTCCCTCGTTCAACTGGACACG GCTGGACGGGCCTCTGCCCAGTGGGGTACGAGCAGAAGGAGACACCCTGGGCTTCCCCCCACTGACCACTGAGCACAGTGGCACCTACGTCTGCCACGTCAGCAATGAGCTCTCCTCGAGGGATTCTCAGGTGGTTGTGGATATTCTTG CAGACCCTCAGGATACCCCAGGGAAGCAGGTGGACCTGGTGTCGGCCtccgtggtggtggtgggtgtgaTCGCCGCGCTACTGTTCTGCcttctggtggtggtggtggtgctcaTGTCCCGATACCATCGGCGCAAGGCCCAGCAGATGACCCAGAAATA TGAGGAGGAGCTGACCCTGACCAGGGAGAACTCCATCCGGAGGCTGCATTCCCATCACTCGGATCCCAGGAACCAG CCGGAGGAGAGTGTAGGGCTGAGAGCCGAGGGCCACCCTGATAGTCTCAAGGACAACAGTAGCTGCTCTGTGATG AGTGAAGAGCCAGAGGGCCGCAGTTACTCCACGCTGACCACCGTGCGGGAGATTGAAACACAGACTGAACTGCTGTGTCCAGGTTCTGGGcgggctgaggaggaggaagatcgGGACGAAGGCATCAAACAGGCCATGAACCATTTTGTTCAGGAGAATGGGACCCTGCGGGCCAAGCCCACGGGCAACGGCATCTACATCAATGGGCGGGGGCACCTGGTCTGA
- the NECTIN4 gene encoding nectin-4 isoform X4, with amino-acid sequence MKRMFWMDLSYSTCPFPDTNCPRPSPWLPATLPESTHFTLLGLYSAGELETTDLVTVVLGQDAKLPCFYRGDPGEQVEQVAWARVDMSEGARELALLNSKYGLHVSSAYEGRVEQPPPPRNPLDGAVLLRNAVQADEGEYECRVSTFPAGSFQARLRLRVLVPPLPSLNPGPALEEGQGLTLAASCTAEGSPAPSVTWDTEVKGTTSSRSFTHSRSSAVTSEFHLVPSRSMNGQPLTCVVSHPGLLQDQRITHILQVAFLAEASVRGLEDRKLWQVGREGAMLKCLSEGQPPPSFNWTRLDGPLPSGVRAEGDTLGFPPLTTEHSGTYVCHVSNELSSRDSQVVVDILDPQDTPGKQVDLVSASVVVVGVIAALLFCLLVVVVVLMSRYHRRKAQQMTQKYEEELTLTRENSIRRLHSHHSDPRNQSEEPEGRSYSTLTTVREIETQTELLCPGSGRAEEEEDRDEGIKQAMNHFVQENGTLRAKPTGNGIYINGRGHLV; translated from the exons atgaaaagaatgttCTGGATGGACCTTTCCTACTCTACATGCCCCTTCCCAGACACCAACTGTCCTCGACCCTCGCCTTGGCTCCCAGCCACACTTCCTGAAAGCACTCACTTTACCCTCCTTG GCCTGTACTCGGCAGGGGAGCTGGAAACCACGGACCTGGTGACAGTGGTGCTGGGCCAGGACGCAAAGCTGCCCTGCTTCTACCGAGGGGACCCTGGCGAGCAGGTGGAGCAGGTGGCATGGGCTCGCGTGGACATGAGCGAGGGTGCCCGGGAGCTGGCGCTGCTAAACTCCAAATACGGGCTGCACGTGAGCTCGGCCTATGAGGGCCGCGTGGAACAGCCACCACCCCCACGAAACCCCCTGGACGGCGCCGTGCTCCTGCGCAACGCGGTGCAGGCGGATGAAGGCGAGTACGAGTGTCGCGTCAGCACCTTTCCTGCCGGCAGCTTTCAGGCGCGCCTGCGGCTCCGAGTGCTGG TGCCTCCCCTGCCCTCGCTGAATCCTGGTCCAGCGCTAGAAGAGGGCCAGGGCCTGACACTGGCAGCCTCCTGCACAGCAGAGGGCAGCCCGGCCCCCAGCGTGACCTGGGACACAGAGGTCAAGGGCACGACATCCAGCCGCTCCTTCACGCATTCCCGCTCATCCGCTGTCACTTCAGAGTTCCATCTGGTGCCCAGCCGCAGCATGAATGGGCAGCCACTTACCTGTGTGGTGTCTCACCCTGGCCTGCTCCAGGACCAAAGGATCACCCACATCCTTCAAGTGGCCT TCCTTGCTGAGGCCTCTGTGAGGGGCCTTGAAGACCGAAAGCTGTGGCAAGTTGGCAGAGAAGGAGCTATGCTCAAGTGCCTGAGTGAAGGGCAGCCCCCTCCCTCGTTCAACTGGACACG GCTGGACGGGCCTCTGCCCAGTGGGGTACGAGCAGAAGGAGACACCCTGGGCTTCCCCCCACTGACCACTGAGCACAGTGGCACCTACGTCTGCCACGTCAGCAATGAGCTCTCCTCGAGGGATTCTCAGGTGGTTGTGGATATTCTTG ACCCTCAGGATACCCCAGGGAAGCAGGTGGACCTGGTGTCGGCCtccgtggtggtggtgggtgtgaTCGCCGCGCTACTGTTCTGCcttctggtggtggtggtggtgctcaTGTCCCGATACCATCGGCGCAAGGCCCAGCAGATGACCCAGAAATA TGAGGAGGAGCTGACCCTGACCAGGGAGAACTCCATCCGGAGGCTGCATTCCCATCACTCGGATCCCAGGAACCAG AGTGAAGAGCCAGAGGGCCGCAGTTACTCCACGCTGACCACCGTGCGGGAGATTGAAACACAGACTGAACTGCTGTGTCCAGGTTCTGGGcgggctgaggaggaggaagatcgGGACGAAGGCATCAAACAGGCCATGAACCATTTTGTTCAGGAGAATGGGACCCTGCGGGCCAAGCCCACGGGCAACGGCATCTACATCAATGGGCGGGGGCACCTGGTCTGA
- the NECTIN4 gene encoding nectin-4 isoform X3 has translation MKRMFWMDLSYSTCPFPDTNCPRPSPWLPATLPESTHFTLLGLYSAGELETTDLVTVVLGQDAKLPCFYRGDPGEQVEQVAWARVDMSEGARELALLNSKYGLHVSSAYEGRVEQPPPPRNPLDGAVLLRNAVQADEGEYECRVSTFPAGSFQARLRLRVLVPPLPSLNPGPALEEGQGLTLAASCTAEGSPAPSVTWDTEVKGTTSSRSFTHSRSSAVTSEFHLVPSRSMNGQPLTCVVSHPGLLQDQRITHILQVAFLAEASVRGLEDRKLWQVGREGAMLKCLSEGQPPPSFNWTRLDGPLPSGVRAEGDTLGFPPLTTEHSGTYVCHVSNELSSRDSQVVVDILADPQDTPGKQVDLVSASVVVVGVIAALLFCLLVVVVVLMSRYHRRKAQQMTQKYEEELTLTRENSIRRLHSHHSDPRNQSEEPEGRSYSTLTTVREIETQTELLCPGSGRAEEEEDRDEGIKQAMNHFVQENGTLRAKPTGNGIYINGRGHLV, from the exons atgaaaagaatgttCTGGATGGACCTTTCCTACTCTACATGCCCCTTCCCAGACACCAACTGTCCTCGACCCTCGCCTTGGCTCCCAGCCACACTTCCTGAAAGCACTCACTTTACCCTCCTTG GCCTGTACTCGGCAGGGGAGCTGGAAACCACGGACCTGGTGACAGTGGTGCTGGGCCAGGACGCAAAGCTGCCCTGCTTCTACCGAGGGGACCCTGGCGAGCAGGTGGAGCAGGTGGCATGGGCTCGCGTGGACATGAGCGAGGGTGCCCGGGAGCTGGCGCTGCTAAACTCCAAATACGGGCTGCACGTGAGCTCGGCCTATGAGGGCCGCGTGGAACAGCCACCACCCCCACGAAACCCCCTGGACGGCGCCGTGCTCCTGCGCAACGCGGTGCAGGCGGATGAAGGCGAGTACGAGTGTCGCGTCAGCACCTTTCCTGCCGGCAGCTTTCAGGCGCGCCTGCGGCTCCGAGTGCTGG TGCCTCCCCTGCCCTCGCTGAATCCTGGTCCAGCGCTAGAAGAGGGCCAGGGCCTGACACTGGCAGCCTCCTGCACAGCAGAGGGCAGCCCGGCCCCCAGCGTGACCTGGGACACAGAGGTCAAGGGCACGACATCCAGCCGCTCCTTCACGCATTCCCGCTCATCCGCTGTCACTTCAGAGTTCCATCTGGTGCCCAGCCGCAGCATGAATGGGCAGCCACTTACCTGTGTGGTGTCTCACCCTGGCCTGCTCCAGGACCAAAGGATCACCCACATCCTTCAAGTGGCCT TCCTTGCTGAGGCCTCTGTGAGGGGCCTTGAAGACCGAAAGCTGTGGCAAGTTGGCAGAGAAGGAGCTATGCTCAAGTGCCTGAGTGAAGGGCAGCCCCCTCCCTCGTTCAACTGGACACG GCTGGACGGGCCTCTGCCCAGTGGGGTACGAGCAGAAGGAGACACCCTGGGCTTCCCCCCACTGACCACTGAGCACAGTGGCACCTACGTCTGCCACGTCAGCAATGAGCTCTCCTCGAGGGATTCTCAGGTGGTTGTGGATATTCTTG CAGACCCTCAGGATACCCCAGGGAAGCAGGTGGACCTGGTGTCGGCCtccgtggtggtggtgggtgtgaTCGCCGCGCTACTGTTCTGCcttctggtggtggtggtggtgctcaTGTCCCGATACCATCGGCGCAAGGCCCAGCAGATGACCCAGAAATA TGAGGAGGAGCTGACCCTGACCAGGGAGAACTCCATCCGGAGGCTGCATTCCCATCACTCGGATCCCAGGAACCAG AGTGAAGAGCCAGAGGGCCGCAGTTACTCCACGCTGACCACCGTGCGGGAGATTGAAACACAGACTGAACTGCTGTGTCCAGGTTCTGGGcgggctgaggaggaggaagatcgGGACGAAGGCATCAAACAGGCCATGAACCATTTTGTTCAGGAGAATGGGACCCTGCGGGCCAAGCCCACGGGCAACGGCATCTACATCAATGGGCGGGGGCACCTGGTCTGA
- the NECTIN4 gene encoding nectin-4 isoform X2, protein MPLSLGAEMWGPEAWLLLLLLASFTGLYSAGELETTDLVTVVLGQDAKLPCFYRGDPGEQVEQVAWARVDMSEGARELALLNSKYGLHVSSAYEGRVEQPPPPRNPLDGAVLLRNAVQADEGEYECRVSTFPAGSFQARLRLRVLVPPLPSLNPGPALEEGQGLTLAASCTAEGSPAPSVTWDTEVKGTTSSRSFTHSRSSAVTSEFHLVPSRSMNGQPLTCVVSHPGLLQDQRITHILQVAFLAEASVRGLEDRKLWQVGREGAMLKCLSEGQPPPSFNWTRLDGPLPSGVRAEGDTLGFPPLTTEHSGTYVCHVSNELSSRDSQVVVDILDPQDTPGKQVDLVSASVVVVGVIAALLFCLLVVVVVLMSRYHRRKAQQMTQKYEEELTLTRENSIRRLHSHHSDPRNQPEESVGLRAEGHPDSLKDNSSCSVMSEEPEGRSYSTLTTVREIETQTELLCPGSGRAEEEEDRDEGIKQAMNHFVQENGTLRAKPTGNGIYINGRGHLV, encoded by the exons ATGCCTCTGTCCCTGGGAGCCGAGATGTGGGGGCCTGAAGCCTGGCTGCTGCTACTGCTTCTGGCATCATTTACAG GCCTGTACTCGGCAGGGGAGCTGGAAACCACGGACCTGGTGACAGTGGTGCTGGGCCAGGACGCAAAGCTGCCCTGCTTCTACCGAGGGGACCCTGGCGAGCAGGTGGAGCAGGTGGCATGGGCTCGCGTGGACATGAGCGAGGGTGCCCGGGAGCTGGCGCTGCTAAACTCCAAATACGGGCTGCACGTGAGCTCGGCCTATGAGGGCCGCGTGGAACAGCCACCACCCCCACGAAACCCCCTGGACGGCGCCGTGCTCCTGCGCAACGCGGTGCAGGCGGATGAAGGCGAGTACGAGTGTCGCGTCAGCACCTTTCCTGCCGGCAGCTTTCAGGCGCGCCTGCGGCTCCGAGTGCTGG TGCCTCCCCTGCCCTCGCTGAATCCTGGTCCAGCGCTAGAAGAGGGCCAGGGCCTGACACTGGCAGCCTCCTGCACAGCAGAGGGCAGCCCGGCCCCCAGCGTGACCTGGGACACAGAGGTCAAGGGCACGACATCCAGCCGCTCCTTCACGCATTCCCGCTCATCCGCTGTCACTTCAGAGTTCCATCTGGTGCCCAGCCGCAGCATGAATGGGCAGCCACTTACCTGTGTGGTGTCTCACCCTGGCCTGCTCCAGGACCAAAGGATCACCCACATCCTTCAAGTGGCCT TCCTTGCTGAGGCCTCTGTGAGGGGCCTTGAAGACCGAAAGCTGTGGCAAGTTGGCAGAGAAGGAGCTATGCTCAAGTGCCTGAGTGAAGGGCAGCCCCCTCCCTCGTTCAACTGGACACG GCTGGACGGGCCTCTGCCCAGTGGGGTACGAGCAGAAGGAGACACCCTGGGCTTCCCCCCACTGACCACTGAGCACAGTGGCACCTACGTCTGCCACGTCAGCAATGAGCTCTCCTCGAGGGATTCTCAGGTGGTTGTGGATATTCTTG ACCCTCAGGATACCCCAGGGAAGCAGGTGGACCTGGTGTCGGCCtccgtggtggtggtgggtgtgaTCGCCGCGCTACTGTTCTGCcttctggtggtggtggtggtgctcaTGTCCCGATACCATCGGCGCAAGGCCCAGCAGATGACCCAGAAATA TGAGGAGGAGCTGACCCTGACCAGGGAGAACTCCATCCGGAGGCTGCATTCCCATCACTCGGATCCCAGGAACCAG CCGGAGGAGAGTGTAGGGCTGAGAGCCGAGGGCCACCCTGATAGTCTCAAGGACAACAGTAGCTGCTCTGTGATG AGTGAAGAGCCAGAGGGCCGCAGTTACTCCACGCTGACCACCGTGCGGGAGATTGAAACACAGACTGAACTGCTGTGTCCAGGTTCTGGGcgggctgaggaggaggaagatcgGGACGAAGGCATCAAACAGGCCATGAACCATTTTGTTCAGGAGAATGGGACCCTGCGGGCCAAGCCCACGGGCAACGGCATCTACATCAATGGGCGGGGGCACCTGGTCTGA